From the Xylella fastidiosa genome, the window TGCGTTTCAATCTTCACGACCTATGCTTGGTGGAGTGAGTTTCAGGCTCGATCTCAGCAAACCCAATTTCGCCATTAGTTCATGCATGTACAGAACCTGTGCCAGTAAACAAAGCCTTTGGGCAGAAAGCACTATGTTGCAATTGTGCTCAGCGAGATAACGTATGACCCGGAGCACTTGCAGATTATTCGAACTGACATTATCGCGTTGCTTAGGTAAATAGCGTTCAACCTGCGCGAATTGGGTTACAGCGATCCGCATAAGCTCACCGCGCCGCAGGGACATTTCTCAGAACCACTACTGACGATGATTCCCATGGATCCGTTCCAGCTCTCCATATTCTTGCAAAGACGCAACGCTGGCTAAGGTGGTAACTCCTGGGTACCAATTGCAATGGATTGACATCAGAACAGACTTTGAAAATCACTTACTTACCTGTAAACCGGAACGCATACATAATGCAACGAAAATCTATCGAATCATGTATAAGATTCTTAAAAATCAAAGATATAAATGAAATTCTCCATACCGATTACCCGTTGCATCTTTCCATGCTCCACCGCTAGGTAGAGCGTTTTGCATTCATAACATCCAAGATACATTCGGTTGAATACTGATGAAGCTGGCCATTCTCTCCCGCAACAGCAAGCTTTATTCCACTCGACGTTTAGTCGAAGTCGCACGTATGCGTGGCCATACTGTTCGTATTCTTGACCCGTTACGCTGCTACATGCGGATCGTAGTTGGAGACTTCAGCATGCACTATAAAGGCAAGCCCATTGATGGCTATCACGCGGTGATTCCTCGCATTGGTGTATCGGTCACGCATTACGCCGCAGCGGTGCTACGTCAATTCGAACTGATGGGCACCTACAGCCCCAATCCCTCGGACGCAATTCTGCGCTCACGAGATAAGCTACGCGCACATCAACTGTTAGCCGCCCAGGGGATCGACATGCCAATGACTGTGTTCGGCGACAATCCCGACGATACTCAAGACCTACTCTCAATGCTCGGTCCGCCCCCCCATGTAGTCAAGCTGAATGAGGGCGCGCAGGGTAAGGGAGTGATCCTATCGGAAAAAAACAGTGCTTCACGCGGTTTGGTAGAGGCACTACGTGGGCTCTACGCCAATTTTCTGGTACAGGAATTTATAAGCGAAGCTGACAGTGCGGACCTGCGCTGCTTCGTCGTCGGCAACCAAGTCGTAGCAACGATGCGTCGCCAAGCTGCGGAGGGTGACTTTCGTTCCAACCTGCACCTAGGTGGGAGTGCAACTGCCGCCACCGCAAGCGAGGAAGAACAAGAGGTGGCAGTACGTTCAGCACACGCACTTGGACTGACCGTGGCCGGTGTAGATCTCATCCGTTCACGACGTGGACCGCTGGTCCTTGAGGTCAATCCCACCCCGGGGTTGGAAGGCATCGAAGCGACCTCCGGAACCAACGTCGCCATAAAGATTGTGCGCCATGTGGAAGAAATGCTGGCTACTATCTGTAGCAGCAATATTTGCAAGCCCTGATGGATTATTTAGGTCATAGCTACAACTTATCGATCACAGCACTTACCTCACTGATCATGGCATCAAAATTTATTTTTTGATTAAAGCACTTTTGCTTAGGTTTTTTGTCAAGTAGCCCTTGATGGGAAGGTATAAAGCGCACTACAGTCCTAAATAGTATGATGAAACACCACCCTCCACACCGCAGTAACCGCAGTAACCGCAGTAACCGCAGTAACCGCAGTAACCGCAGTAGAGGATTACGCAGAGTGGCCTGCCATCTTTACCAGTCACACGGCACTTGCCTTGGGCCCTACCTTCGATTGGCTGCATCGCTGTGGAAGGCCACAAATGGGAGACAAGTTAGACAACTGTTCCTAAAACGCCATCCATTAAGCCAAAACCGTTACCGCCATAGTGCGGAACATACTTACTCGGATGTAAGTAATACCTGGAATTTAAGCCTATTTGAAGACAATGCCGGTTATACAGCCGATCTCAAGGACAACAAGGACACAGGAACTGTGTGGACAGCATTTTGGTCTACAAGTAGCAGATGGCAATGCAATCACTTATCACCTGTTCCAATTCCCCCTCTTCTTATGCAACATGACGTGGTTACATCCACTTTGCTTCCCAAGCAAGAGGGAAACCATACTCCAACAATCAGGGTCCAGCGGTACCCTCCTCCCCCTCCGAACAATTGAGGCTCAAGTGCGCATTTTGGTCATCGAAGACAACAGCGATATCGCCGCCAATCTGGGCGATTACCTTGAAGAACGCGGCCACGCCGTGGATTTTGCCGCCGATGGCGTGACTGGATTGCATTTGGCCGTAGTCCACGAATTCGACGCCATCGTACTCGACCTTAATCTGCCTGGCATGGATGGCATTGAAGTCTGCCGCAAGTTGCGCAACGAAGCACGCAAACAAACCCCTGTGCTGATGTTGACCGCACGTGACTCGCTGGATAACAAACTGACGGGCTTCGACTCGGGTGCTGACGACTACTTGATTAAACCATTCGCTTTGCAGGAAGTTGAAGTTCGTTTAAACGCACTATCGCGCCGTGGCAAAGGCCTGCAAACCCGAGTATTGGAAACAGGTGATCTCGAATATAACCTGGACACACTGGAAGTACGCCGCCGCGGCAAACTGCTACAACTCAATCCAACCGGATTGAAGATACTGCAAGCACTGATGGAAGCCACGCCAGCCGTAGTGACCCGCCAAGATCTAGAAACTCGTGTGTGGGGAGAGGAGCTACCGGATTCGGATTCGCTGCGTGTGCATATCCACGGATTACGCGCCGTCGTTGATAAGCCTTTCGACGTACCATTGATACAGACTCGTCATGGGATCGGATACCGCATCGCCACACCCGATGCATGAAACCGAGGCACAGTCATGTTCGAAAGGGCGACACGCGCGCTACCGGCGCCGGTTAAGAAGCCGAATCATTTTATCCTTCTTATTTCTTGGCTTTGCACTGACTTCGCTGTTTGCGTTTGCCACAAATTGGGCACGCGCACGGGTGGAAAACCAGCTCGTCGAAGAATTGATGAATCGCAACATAGACGAGTATGCCAAGCGCTACTATATGGATCCATCCCATAGCCCGGATCTGCCAGTACAACAGATAAAAGCGTTCTACTATCCACGGGATAAATTTGACCGTGTCAGGTTAGAACGCCCTGATTGGGCAGCACTCCCGAATGGCAATCACAATGTAATTGGCTTAGACAATGCTGGAAAACTATTTGCGTATTACAAACTCGCGGTACGCAAAGCCGATGATGCTTGGTTTTTCTTGGCTTACGACATGACCGAGGCTATACGTGGCGAGCGACAGCTCAAACGTGCCCTATACATTTCTGTGCTGGTATTCAGTGGGCTGTCCCTACTTATTGGATGGTGGTCGGCCTCAAAAGTGATGAAGCCAGTTTCAGACTTAGCTAAGCTACTACGTACTTATCGTGGTCAAACTACCAATCCAAAACCTCTCGCCCCCCACTTTCCAGATGATGAAGTCGGCGAGCTTGCGCGTGCATTGGACGATTATTCAAGCAAACTCACTGAAGTAGTACAAAGAGATCGTGAATTCAACGCAGATGTGAGTCACGAATTGCGTACCCCACTGGCTGTCATCAGGGGGGCAACCGAACTGTTACTCACCAAACCCGAAATGGACCCGAAGATCCAACAACGGATACGGCGTATTCAACGCGCCGAACAGCAATGCAGCGACCTGATTGGTGCATTGTTACTGCTTTCGCGCAACGAACGCGGCCATGGAAGCAGCAATGTCGCCAAAGTTGCTGAACAATTACTGGATTCGCATCGCGCCCAACTTGGCGGCAAACGAATCGAACTCATCTTGGAGGATAAACACGATCTAACGGTGAATGCACCAGAATCTGCACTGTCAGTCGCATTGGGGAACCTGATTGGCAACGCAGTCAAGTACACCCTTGAAGGACGAGTTACGGTGCGGGTACTTGAAAAAGCGGTCGAAATACAAGATACGGGTCCTGGTCTCAGCGAACAGGACGCTGCCAAACTATTCCAACGTGGATACCGCGGTACCCATGCAGGACATTCCCAAGGTGGGGGCATTGGCCTATCAATAGTGAGCCGATTATGCGATTTATACGGCTGGAAAGTCAGCGTGCAACCAGGAGACTTCTGCGGAGTGATTGCTACATTGCGTTTCTTTAAATAACGCAATATCAAAATCAACCGCTTTAATAACCCACAATTAAAAGCAATGAGAGTATCCAAGAAACATTAATCAGCGGATCGAAGCAACTCATACATCCATACACCACTCTATTTTCCACATCGACCCGGCGACCTGTTCATCTCTAATCGTGGACCCATCGGTTCATTACTCTTGCAGATAACAACCGCAAATAACATCCACCACCGTACACTATTTAAGTGTCACAATGATGAATTGATGTCTCTCGGTAATGCCAACAATTGATACTAATCAACATCAGAAAAAACAGAAGCAAGAGCGCGATAGCGCGCGTCCAAATTGCATACCTGCCCGCCCAAATGCGCGGGATCTCCATCGTTAAACACAATATCGTCGGCTATAGCTAAGCGCTCTTTGCGGCCAATCTGGGCCGCGATCATCAAGGAAGCCTGCTCAGCGTCAATTGAATCACGCTGCATCAGTCGTGCGTGTTGTACTTCCGGTATAGCATCCACGACAAGAATGCGCTGCAACCAAGGGTATCCAATGCGACCACCAGCCTCGGCCAAAAGTGGAATGACGACTAGCACATATGGACCTGCCGCCGCCGCCGCCGCCTGCTTCAACCTAGCTCGGATCACCGGATGGACAATAGCCTCCAACGCCTTTCGTTCGGCCACATCGGCAAATACACGTTGCCGCAAAAAACGACGATCAAGACAACCATCAGCCCGCAAAATCTTGCTACCAAACCTAGCAACGATGCAATTGAGAACTGGACCAGGCTCAACCACTTGGCGGGCAATTGTATCTGCATCAACAACCGTCGTGTTTAACGCCTCGAACAGCTGCGCCAGCAAGCTCTTACCGCAAGCGACCCCTCCAGTGAGACCAACCGCATAGACACTCATCAACTCCAACCTCACCCGATACTTAATAGCTCCAGATAAGCATGGATGATCTGATCGCCGAAAAAGAACACGATCCATCCACCAACTGCCAGATAAGGTCCAAACGGAATCATCGTCGTACGGTTATGACCACGCACAACAAGCCAAACAGAGCCCAATACCACTCCAGCCAGTGATGAAATCAAAATGATCGGGAGAATACCCTTTAACCCACACCATGCCCCAAGCGCGCCCAGCATTTTGAAGTCACCATGGCCCATCCCTTCCTTGTTAAAGATCAGTTTGAACAACGCCGCCACAATCCACAGAGATAAATAACCAACTGCAGCCCCCAATAACGCAGGTTTGGCTGCCATAAACAAGTTATCCGCCGATCCAATCAAACCCAGCCACATGAGCATTAAAGTTAACTGGTCAGGTAAGAGCCGAGTACGCAAATCAATCCCAGCCAACGCAACCAGGAAACAACTGAACACAATTGCCCCAAAACCATGCCAACCGAATCCAAAACGCCAAACACTGGCCAGCACCAGCAGGCAAGTCAGCAATTCGACCAACGGATACTGCAACGAGATTGACTTGCCGCTGTAACGCGAACGTCCACGTAGCAACAACCAGCTAAGCACCGGAATGTTTTCCCACCACTTCAACCGATCACCAGTCACTGGATCGTGGGAAGGCTCGACCACAATTCCCGGCGGTGGCGGATCATAAATGTCCGGCATTTCCAGGATTTCGCGCGCATCGCGCTTCCATTGCCATTCCAAACGGCGCGGCAAACGCAGGATCACCACATTGAGAAAACTACCAAGCAACAACCCCAAACCGGACGCAAGGGGATAGCCGAGTCCGGGGTGCTGATCAAGAAATGCCATAACGTTTTATCCAACGACAGAAGCAAGCTTAAAGATCGGCAAATACATAGCAATGACCATGCCGCCGACGATAACACCAATAAAGACCATGATCAGCGGTTCCAGCAAACTGCTGAGTCCATCGACCGCGTTACTGACTTCCTGTTCATAGTACTCAGCGACTTTAAACAGCATCGCGTCCAGAGCACCGGCTTCCTCACCGATGGAAGCCATCTGCACCACCATATGAGGGAAGATACCAACTTGCCTCATTGACATATTTATAGAATAGCCAACTGAAACATCATCACGCATGCGGAACACAGCATCCGAATAAACCTTATTGCCGGTTGCCCCAGCAACGATACCCAATGCCTCTACCAGTGGCACCCCTGCACGGAAAGTAACAGCTGTTGTTCGCGAGAACCGAGCAAGCGCGCTATTGTGCATAATTGCCCCGATCACCGGGAACTTCAACACCAACCTATCCAACAGATGTTGCATGGATTCAGAGCGCTTGTAAGTAAACAAACCACCACCGATAACAACAATCAGCAGAGCCAACATGGCCCACCACCACCGCTGCATAAAGTTGGAAAAATTGACAATCATCTGAGTGAATGCAGGCAATTCCGCTCCGAATCCTTTGAACACATCCTCGAACTGCGGCACCACGTATATCAATAAAATCGAACTAACAATGAGAGCAACCGCGACAATAGCAACAGGATAAAACAACGCCTTGCGAATTTTTCCCTTCAGAGCCTCAATGTTCTCCTTATAACTAGCAACCGTATCAAGCACCGTCTCCAGCACGCCCGCGCGCTCACCAGCCCTGACCAGATTGCGATAAAGCTCATCGAAATATACAGGGTGCTTGCTGATTGACTCATACAGCGAGGAGCCGCCTTCAATATCATTTTTAATTTGATTGACCATCGTACGCATACGCGGATTCTTCTGACCGTTGGCCAAAATATCCAACGCCCCGACAATGGGGACACCGGCTTTCATCATCGTCGCCATCTGGCGACTAAAAAAGGCAATGTCCTTCGGAGTGATCCGCTTCCCTGCCTGACCAAACAGCGGCTTAGGCCTAGGCTTAACCACAAGAGGCGTGATGCCTTGACGACGTAGCTCAGCACGCAACAAGTTCGCCGTGCGTGCTGTCTGTTCCCCCTTGATTTTGACACCGCGCTTATCCGTCCCTTCCCAAAGAAACGAAGTCAACGGCGGGCTGGTATTCCCAGCACGCGAAGCATTTACCGCAGTACGTGTTGCAAATATCAATGCTGTTCTCCCATCCACCGTCCCCAAGCGGACCGATGACGCATGGTAACTTGTTCCTGAAACCCTAGCAGCAAAATCTAAAAAGCTCGTGCACCACACCCATAAGCGCTCTTCATTCAACACCCCCATAAAGTGACATTCAATGACATATATTGACCATTTACGACTTCTGGAAGAATGGATCGCAATTATTAAATAAAACCCTTCCAAAGTTTATTCATTCGGGCATCATAATTTCTCCATGAAGCCTATTTTTTCTGAATTCTGAATATAGCTCGCATATCCAGTTTAACTGGCAGCGCAGCAATAAACCCCCACACATGAATTCTCTTCATCCATACGTTTAATGAGTGACCAAACTTTTTATTGAAGGTATACACATGAAAAAGCAACAAGGTTTTAACTTAATCGAACTAATGATCGTCATTGCAATCATTGCTGTTCTGGCGGCCATCGCTCTGCCCATGTACCAAAATTATGTTGCCAGATCCCAAGTCACCGCGGGACTGGCTGACATTACACCGGGTAAGGTGCAAGCCGAGTCTCTGATTGCTGATGGGAAGAGTACAACCAATGCGAGCGATATTGGACTGCGCACCGACACCACTCGTTGTGGGATTACCGTTAAAGTCGAAAACACCGGACTTGCCAACATCACATGTACGATTAAGGGCAATTCTCAGGTGAATGGTCAAACCATCGCTTGGAATCGTAGCGTCGATAACTCCGCGGGCACCAATGGCGCCAATAATGGAGGTCAGTGGACATGCAACACCACTGTGACATCCGATGCACTGAGACCTTCCGGCTGCACTGCCGCTAAATAATGAATACACACAGCAACACGATCAATGCTGAGTGACCACGTTCGCCTAACGTGATAGATCCGGTGAGAAGCCCGCCTTGATGGCGGGCGCTTTGATAATATTATTCTTATTCAATACATAGCCCTTATACTCAGCTGACATTTCAAAGCCTGATTAATTATATTTTTTATGGCATTAATATTATTATCGAATACACAAGAGTGAGCCGTTACAACTATTATTAAAAAATCGATAAAGCACCGATTTTAATATAAAAACGCAATACATTTCACTTT encodes:
- a CDS encoding sensor histidine kinase, which gives rise to MHETEAQSCSKGRHARYRRRLRSRIILSFLFLGFALTSLFAFATNWARARVENQLVEELMNRNIDEYAKRYYMDPSHSPDLPVQQIKAFYYPRDKFDRVRLERPDWAALPNGNHNVIGLDNAGKLFAYYKLAVRKADDAWFFLAYDMTEAIRGERQLKRALYISVLVFSGLSLLIGWWSASKVMKPVSDLAKLLRTYRGQTTNPKPLAPHFPDDEVGELARALDDYSSKLTEVVQRDREFNADVSHELRTPLAVIRGATELLLTKPEMDPKIQQRIRRIQRAEQQCSDLIGALLLLSRNERGHGSSNVAKVAEQLLDSHRAQLGGKRIELILEDKHDLTVNAPESALSVALGNLIGNAVKYTLEGRVTVRVLEKAVEIQDTGPGLSEQDAAKLFQRGYRGTHAGHSQGGGIGLSIVSRLCDLYGWKVSVQPGDFCGVIATLRFFK
- the rimK gene encoding 30S ribosomal protein S6--L-glutamate ligase, which gives rise to MKLAILSRNSKLYSTRRLVEVARMRGHTVRILDPLRCYMRIVVGDFSMHYKGKPIDGYHAVIPRIGVSVTHYAAAVLRQFELMGTYSPNPSDAILRSRDKLRAHQLLAAQGIDMPMTVFGDNPDDTQDLLSMLGPPPHVVKLNEGAQGKGVILSEKNSASRGLVEALRGLYANFLVQEFISEADSADLRCFVVGNQVVATMRRQAAEGDFRSNLHLGGSATAATASEEEQEVAVRSAHALGLTVAGVDLIRSRRGPLVLEVNPTPGLEGIEATSGTNVAIKIVRHVEEMLATICSSNICKP
- a CDS encoding pilin, translated to MKKQQGFNLIELMIVIAIIAVLAAIALPMYQNYVARSQVTAGLADITPGKVQAESLIADGKSTTNASDIGLRTDTTRCGITVKVENTGLANITCTIKGNSQVNGQTIAWNRSVDNSAGTNGANNGGQWTCNTTVTSDALRPSGCTAAK
- a CDS encoding type II secretion system F family protein; amino-acid sequence: MTSFLWEGTDKRGVKIKGEQTARTANLLRAELRRQGITPLVVKPRPKPLFGQAGKRITPKDIAFFSRQMATMMKAGVPIVGALDILANGQKNPRMRTMVNQIKNDIEGGSSLYESISKHPVYFDELYRNLVRAGERAGVLETVLDTVASYKENIEALKGKIRKALFYPVAIVAVALIVSSILLIYVVPQFEDVFKGFGAELPAFTQMIVNFSNFMQRWWWAMLALLIVVIGGGLFTYKRSESMQHLLDRLVLKFPVIGAIMHNSALARFSRTTAVTFRAGVPLVEALGIVAGATGNKVYSDAVFRMRDDVSVGYSINMSMRQVGIFPHMVVQMASIGEEAGALDAMLFKVAEYYEQEVSNAVDGLSSLLEPLIMVFIGVIVGGMVIAMYLPIFKLASVVG
- a CDS encoding prepilin peptidase yields the protein MAFLDQHPGLGYPLASGLGLLLGSFLNVVILRLPRRLEWQWKRDAREILEMPDIYDPPPPGIVVEPSHDPVTGDRLKWWENIPVLSWLLLRGRSRYSGKSISLQYPLVELLTCLLVLASVWRFGFGWHGFGAIVFSCFLVALAGIDLRTRLLPDQLTLMLMWLGLIGSADNLFMAAKPALLGAAVGYLSLWIVAALFKLIFNKEGMGHGDFKMLGALGAWCGLKGILPIILISSLAGVVLGSVWLVVRGHNRTTMIPFGPYLAVGGWIVFFFGDQIIHAYLELLSIG
- a CDS encoding response regulator transcription factor produces the protein MRILVIEDNSDIAANLGDYLEERGHAVDFAADGVTGLHLAVVHEFDAIVLDLNLPGMDGIEVCRKLRNEARKQTPVLMLTARDSLDNKLTGFDSGADDYLIKPFALQEVEVRLNALSRRGKGLQTRVLETGDLEYNLDTLEVRRRGKLLQLNPTGLKILQALMEATPAVVTRQDLETRVWGEELPDSDSLRVHIHGLRAVVDKPFDVPLIQTRHGIGYRIATPDA
- the coaE gene encoding dephospho-CoA kinase (Dephospho-CoA kinase (CoaE) performs the final step in coenzyme A biosynthesis.), with product MSVYAVGLTGGVACGKSLLAQLFEALNTTVVDADTIARQVVEPGPVLNCIVARFGSKILRADGCLDRRFLRQRVFADVAERKALEAIVHPVIRARLKQAAAAAAGPYVLVVIPLLAEAGGRIGYPWLQRILVVDAIPEVQHARLMQRDSIDAEQASLMIAAQIGRKERLAIADDIVFNDGDPAHLGGQVCNLDARYRALASVFSDVD